A single window of Candidatus Rokuibacteriota bacterium DNA harbors:
- a CDS encoding addiction module protein yields the protein MKPDPAKLLEEALRLSPEARAALAASLLESLEDDVDEGAEAAWAAEIAKRIRELDSGAVAPVPWPEARRMILGQ from the coding sequence ATGAAGCCAGATCCCGCAAAGCTCTTGGAGGAAGCGCTGAGGTTGTCGCCGGAGGCGCGGGCTGCGCTCGCAGCCTCCCTGTTGGAGAGTCTCGAGGACGACGTCGACGAGGGCGCGGAGGCTGCCTGGGCCGCGGAGATTGCCAAGCGAATCCGCGAATTGGACTCGGGAGCGGTTGCGCCAGTACCGTGGCCTGAAGCTCGCCGCATGATCCTCGGCCAGTAG